The following is a genomic window from Acidimicrobiales bacterium.
GCCAGCGGTCGGTGCTCCTTGAGCAGGACCAGCATCGCCCGCAGGATGTTGGTGCCGTCGGCCACGGTGCGGAGCTTGCTGGCCGAGCCGTCGGGCCGGGTGCCGTAGTCGACCTCCACCTCGGCCACCGGGAGGCGCAGTTGCGAGGCGTGGACCGACATCTCGGTCTCGATCTCGAAGCCGGACGAGACGGCGGGGAAGCTCTTCACGAAGCGTCGGGAGAACACCCGGTAGCCGGAGAGGATGTCGGTGAAGCCGGAGCCGAAGAGGGCCCGGTAGAGGCGGTTGAAGAGGCGGTTGCCGAAGGCGTGTCCGGCCCT
Proteins encoded in this region:
- a CDS encoding glycosyl transferase — protein: RAGHAFGNRLFNRLYRALFGSGFTDILSGYRVFSRRFVKSFPAVSSGFEIETEMSVHASQLRLPVAEVEVDYGTRPDGSASKLRTVADGTNILRAMLVLLKEHRPLAFFGWIAGACYAASVALGIPLAVTYAQTGLVPRLPTAILATGLVVVGLLMTTAGLVLDSIAKGRLEAKRLAYLSFTNVD